From Lucilia cuprina isolate Lc7/37 chromosome 4, ASM2204524v1, whole genome shotgun sequence:
aaagtACATTTGAACCAGAGACTAGATTTTGAACAATTACCCGttcttaaaatgttaattttaattaaattaaagaacgAGAACTGAAATTcccaatttttaataattataaaaatattaataacaaagaTTTGGAtctcatatgtatatgaaacgTCAGATGAGTCGACAAAGGGCACCTGTCacaattttttcgaatttcacttatttaatcatattttatttattgtaggGTCTTATGAAGTGGCGAATAGTGACCGACTCGTATTTTATGTTGTACTTTTCTATTTCAATacagaaaatacaaaattgcaAACATTGTGGATCTCAGAATACCTTAGAGTATTTTCTGTTTAAACTCtaataaaagatataaaattgtttattggtTTCAAGTATTTTACCATTATGTCGAAGCTGactgaaatgaaattattttgatttgatCGGATCTGatagaactttaaatttaagaacGACAAGtgaaatttccaatttttaataattataaaaatattaataacaaagttttggatgtcatatgtatatgaaacgTCAGATGAATCGACAGTCATTTAAAAAAGGACACCAGTCacaattttttcgaatttcacTTTTTGATggtatttcatatttctattctatttcaatacaaaaaaatataaaaaaaataaaaagggcacCAGTCacaattttttcgaatttcacTTTTTGAGGATATTTCATTAATTGTAGGGTCTTATGAAGTGGCGAATAGTGACCGACTAGTATTTCATGTTGTACTTTTagttataaaacaagtatgaatttatagtcggacattaccgaccatatgataccctacaccattcagtatgttaaaattttgattttttttaaataaagcatttaatttgttttattgtggaatatttttatttattgttgacaaaaaacagagattttctaaaagagggctcataggggagaaggggtaaatatgggcatatccttataaattttggtagatgaatttacgtcaaagtcatttatgtagattttaatccttttataagtaattaaagtaaattttgaccatcaagtcattttctgaaggggagtctgtatgggggctagggtcaaatgaggccggatcaaaataaaaattagtattatcaattattgttctataaaactaatttttgccgattttcgttgacattataaaacatttaacgtacttatgagcctaaaggcccgattcggggggtacggttgtatgggggctaggagaaataatggaccgatttcaaccattttcaatttcaaccattgaaccaaaaaaagagtatgtgccaaatttcatcaaattatcttgaaaattgcgacatgtagcgtgcgcacaaggtttacatggacacacagacagacggacggacatacggacatagctaaatcgacccagaaaatgattctgaggcgatccccactatagtggtgtagggtataaatatattttggaaaaattaggtcaatcaaactacttttttgtcaaaattttaccacaataataacatttttcaattatttcaatgaaaacttaaattacttATGCAATTATCCtttcaacaaatacaaaaatcggttaaaaattgtaaaagttatTGAAATTCAGATTGAAAATGGTATAAGTCAACAAACTTGAGAACaatctttgttttttataaatattacaaaaactaaTTGTGTTGGTTTTGTACCTATCCATATTATTTTACACTTAACCTATTTTTGTTCCTTTCGAAAAGTTTTTATTGGATTCATGTCCTTTTCGAAATGACAAGTTCAATTATAGTGTTATGTTGGCGATcagaatttattaatatatggTACCCACTTAATGAAACAGACACTTCTACTCCAACCAGTtgacattaaaatatttcaatacattttaatatttttttcattaagcaaatattatttctaacttgttaaaattataaacaagtttttagttttattttcatacctataaaacatataactttataattttattctaaaatcgATATCATCAATAGGATCTcttttaagtttatagttttaataccTTAAAGTACAACTCtgtttcagtttatttttacttatttacatgaaaaacaaaaacatgtatattttattattattttctttatgtttttaatataaatgaataaaattatgtgtttgcttttgctaaaatttaaaaaaaaaaacaaaactatattcTTGTTGTTTAATGTTTCAGCTCGTCAATAGATAAATACAACAGACAACAGGTAAGaccaaatacaacaaaataataatataaactagaataatTTAATCCAAATAATCTAATACATACCTTAATATTAactttacaattatttgtaagttcgtttttaatataaaaaattacacttttgttaattattttaataaattaacaaaattaaagaaagcaCGGTTATCTATCAACTTCGTTCAATGAATgaacattttacaaatgtatgtactgtatgtatgtagctacaataataacaacaataataaaaaagcaaagGAGTTATGACCAGTGTgaccattttaacatgttttttattttgtatttttttttttttgtgaaatatttttagaaaaatttttattttttaattgaagttacatttatattaatggTCTAATAAAGGTACTTtaccatttttaatatatttttgcattttaaaatcaattttaacattttttagcaTTATCTTAGATGTGTTTTAgatgcaaaaattttttgaaacctGGTCACACTGGTTATGGCATTTGTTTTTTCTACAAACAAATGGCAGCACTGTCTAAAATTATGAGTGGACTTTTTCcggtaaacatttaaaaaattaaaaaaagaaaagatttataaatgaagggtataaaaataattgtaaaaacaatTAGATAATGATTAGAAAAAtaacttatattaaaaatattacacaattagatagatttttaaatatttttctattattaaaaataaggaGAGGTTAGGttaaaatagttaaacaaataatcaaaataatcaacaattattatttttcccatattttaaataaaaattttatgtaataaaccTAAATAACGTAGAAAACTTTGTAGGATTTTCTACACTAAAATGTACATGGCCTAATGATTTAATACATTAAATTAATATCTACAACTTGAAAATGTAATTTCATTggtcaattaaataaaatatcgaTCAATATTAGTAAGGTGGTATGGAAAATATAGCTGTCAATTTATTACACTAACACCTACTATccaaatctatataaaaatagttcttttatagaacaatttgtcaaaatatattaaaaaaattaaaaaattttctgcgGATGCCATCTTATAAATTTGCATTGTTTACTTTTTGGTTAGGTACTATTGTGAATGATGATAAGTTTCACAGCTGTTTAAGCGGGGGTGATtagagttctataaatcgactttcgacaATCgcctttttgtcgaaaagtcgaagtcgactattttgttccaaaaaagtcgataactcgactatcgtctatgaaaaatgtcgaaaagtcgactttggtaaataaaagtcggaaagtcaaaAAGTtagaaagagtcgaaaaaagtagaaaagtcgaaaaaatcggaagaagtcgaaaaaagtcggaaaaagtcgaaaatagaaagtcggaaaaagtcgaaaatagtcggaaaaagtcgaaaatagtcggaaaaagtcgaaaatagtcggaaaaagtcgaatatagaaagaagtcgaaaaaactcaaaaaattgcaacaaatagaaaaaatataaataaaattttttattaataataataatatattgttaaatggcaacattataaatttacgcttctggcggaaaaagtcaaaaatagtcgaaaagtcgaaaaaagtcggaaaaagtcgactatttataaaatattaaaagtcgaaaaatcgacttttaattaaatgaaaatgcaaaaagtcgaaaagtcgacttttcataaaatgcaaaaagtcgacttttcataaaatgtaaaaagtcgaattttcgtttcaactattgAACCCTAGGGgagataataaaaatttattttatttcttaaaaacatgaattattacttttaattttttattaaaataaagaatataattattttttactatttttttacgAAACAAAGTAAATTgtctttattatattaatgtcTGCTTAGAGCACTATTGTGAATGCTTACTCTATTTAATACGAATAATAAAAATGACAGTTGTCAAATTGGGGCGAGAAcgagaataaaaaagaaaagcacaaaaaaaagaaaacttaatgaaaattaaaaatatatataaaattaactaaataattaataattaataacattttaatatattttttttttataaaaaataatacaaacaaacgAAAGGAaacttttaatactttaataaaCTATTACAATTTTGCtcatatagaaacaaaaaaaaaaaaaagaaaaactatgtcACTAATCGATAAATTACAAGAACAAGAACCGATACCATTGGCCGATGATGATCCACAAGGTATGttgctttataaaattaattttaaacattatttacataaattacatttaagtaATCATTAACGATGATGATCAACGTTCCAACATTCCCAATGGCCATTCTATGGATTCTCTAAGGTCGTCCTTTACTAATCGCAGTTCTACCCCTGATTCACACAATTCTTTGGATCCGGAAATAAGCCCTGACGAAAAGGAGGAGAAGGCACGTTTAATCACCCAAGTCTTGGAGTTACAAAACACTCTAGATGATTTGTCACAACGCGTGGATTCGGTTAAAGAAGAGAATCTTAAATTACGTTCAGAAAATCAAGTTTTGGGACAATATATAGAGAATCTTATGTCAGCATCATCAGTATTCCAATCGACtagtccaaattcaaaaaagaAGTAGATATTTATTGAAATGCTAGCACAGATTTACTCTAAAAATTTACTACTCACAGAACTGTCAAATATTCTGATCGGAATGAATTTAATTCTGATTTAGCTTATCGTTTccaatgtttttgttaataattctaCTTTAAAAACTCGGAGTGATTGCATTTCGGAAAAAAGTATTCGTTTAATTCGTTCTGAGAAAATATAACTTTAGTTTCGAATGGAATTCTGTGACGGTACatgcttctttttttttaattattttgcatgaaaattgtttttaatttttattcatttcatttcGAATACTCACCTCTATATTTATGTTCTTATGtactattgtatattttttttaattattttatattattcattAGATAAATATTCCAATCAAAATGCATATATTTTTACACAtgcttaaatacatacattcatatagaATTGCAATTATAAGGCCTTTTTTAAATGTAAGCAAATGTAATctatattttaatgtaatttgcTTTACTaaagaatttattgttttaataaaaaaatacagcttataataatagttttatttcaagaatatatatttaaaagtaaaatagttTTGCTTAAATCCATCTacagacatatgtatgtaggtttgTACATAGATATtaacaaatgttttcaattCCAATTTTAACAATGGTCAATATTTGGAAGGACATTTGTTTGGAGGTTAGTCATCGTTGCTATTAGAAGATAACAACCCTATTCTACATTACAATTCCAATAGAGATTTTCTACTTTTGAAAACTTtgatattctgcatttcgatccgAAGCTTCgtctaaaataattaaaataacaacgaAACACATCGAGTTACAGAGTAACGCTCCAGaatatacacaattttaaagcattaaagtaaaattgaattgttttttcttcaatcgttgcgtaactgaatgcggaAACGTAATCAAAATGCAGAATAGGTGTGaacttattaaatttctttaaaattgcaatttgatTCAATACAAaacatcttttttaaaaattacatttaaatgacATCATTATGTATTTGGCTGTTATACATACAAACGTCTAactatacccagcagttcgacaaagagtcaatgcatacgaaaaagacagtaatttccactaaacctggatgatcgtaattcgtatattttgggtcattcgtcacgaatgtaccctttgtattcaagaatgaagacagtcgggAGCGAAGAcggtcgtcactttagtgttccTTTTGTAAGCgcgagcggaggcaatcgtctctttactgtctctttgtagggtgtagagtgacgattgacttcctcgtaggacaagcccatgttaaaatggttggtcacctgggtagtcaagTGGCTAGGGgtcaccacaagtggtaggttaagtggtcagttcgggactatcccgtcgaactgctgggtacatCTATGCGTATAACAGTTAGCAGTATTGCATATGTTTCCTTTGAGCTGTTAGgaacaaagaaaaagaaaatatttaattatattgcaaaTTTGCTAATGACTTTCCAAAACATCAGTCATTACCCCGTggctatattagacaaatatttatcacgGCAATGGACAAAACGTCGGCAgacgttttttgtttatgttaatgcaTGGGGTAACaaaatgctaattttatcaCGACAACTCacagataattttattgaaataacgttatattttataaaaacaatcgaaattaaatgcaaattttgtaaataaatactaatttcacgaaaacttatgttaaaaataaattttaattgcacaaaaacaaaattctaaccaaattttacaataaaatgacgtttgttatcaagacaacgttgtctaaacaattgtttagacaacactGTCATAACGACGTTATAACGCTAATAAGTACCGTCTGTacctgttaattttttatcatgataacaatttgacgtttagcataatatatatttgtctaatatagacatggGGTTATGGCCACAATACAACCCCTTCCGTGTGTCATTTTTTATACAGTATACCAAGAACTGTCCAAATcttcaaaatcttaaaaaaaatcaaatgatgacctttaattatagagttcataggggtcatcaaggctagtatagaacttggttttgtagcttttttccacatacgagtatattgaacacaattatgaacttaaaagccctattcggcggattcagttgtatggggtctaggtgaaataatggaccaatgttaaccattttcaatacggtacgatagaagatcatgtgccaaatttcattgaattatctgcaaaattgcgacctgtagtttgattaaaatgtttacaaacccTATtcagttcagttgtatgggggctaggaaaTAGTCTTCGTCCTTGGGACATaaaaagatcatgtaccaaatttcattcaattatcttcaaaattgcgacctgtagtttgaataCTAGGTTTACATGAACGGACGCCTCAGAAAtggattctgaggcgattggtatactttaaggttggtatagggccaatattattgtgcgttacatacatatcagcacaaacccaatataccctcaccactaaagtggtgtagggtaggGTTTTATAGTTGATacgaaaagtagacttttcgactttttgcattttatgaagagtcgactttttgcattttatgaaaagtcgactttcgacttttttcatttaattaaaagtcgatttttcgacttttaatattttataaatagtcgacttttcgacttttttaaactttttccgactttttgacttttttcgactattttcgactttccgacatttttcgactataattattattattaataaaaaaattttaatttatattttttctatttgttgcaatttttttagttttgtcgacttctttctattttcgacttttctcgacttttcgactctttccgacttttcgactctttccaacttttcgacttttttcgacttttatttacaaagtcgacttttttcatagacgatagtctagttatcgacttttttggaacaaaatagtcgacttcgactttattcgaaagtcgatttatagaaccctagtgtagggtataaaaatatatattgtcaaAGCCGCCACAGCCACCGCCGAAAATTTTTCAGCTTATTACGGCTTGAATGAAATATGGCGAAATGATATTTTGTGCAATTTAGACTTGGTTcatactgggaaacttttgattttgtgtgtgagagaaagatatGGTAGATATTTCCTTCTCTTTCTTTCACATACAAAACTCAAAagattcccaaaaaaagtttcctagtgtgaaccaggtctaaatTACACAAAATATCATTTCGCCATATTTCATTCAAGCCGTATTAAGCTGAAAAATTTTCGGCGGTGGCGGCTTCGACAAACGGCGCAAGTCTTTACATACAATTAAACCTATTTCTAATAACGGCAAcactgaaaataaatataatcaaaGTCTTATTCACAATTGCAGTTTCACCAACCAATGTTAAACTCACCACTTAAAACAGCTGGCAAATGTCGAAAATATCTTCCTCATCTAACTATTTTCATTTAcctactaaaataaataataataaaataattctgTTGCAActgcattattaaaaatatttgttacaataaataattaacagCTTTTTGTTAGTGTATAgcttatttaaaagtttttttgtggcTTTTGTTATGTAAAGAAAAcagtaaataaaactaaaataaagtaaatattcacaataacaatataacagttggaaatatttttcttgttacaaaatcaaaagaaaatcgAATATGTCtatatttttcaagaaaaaagttcacaaatatataaaaaataaaaaaataaaacaaacttaagaaaatgttattaaaaaataaataagatttaatTGTTTAGATACaattgaaaaaacataaaaaacaggAAAAAGTGAAACAAAAAAGCGAAATGAGAAagttataaaacaacaatattttaaggTCTTATAGTAAAAGGctaaagaaaattacaattgtacattacaacaacaatgtgtatttagtattttatgCAACATATGTAACAAACTTAAACATAAAGAAACTTGGAAAGTGTGTTAGTTATTTACTacttaagtaaaacaaaaaaagaaaagaaaacgaGCAACAATAACTTGtgcttaaaaaaacacaaagaaaataCAACGTGAAATACTTGTGTGAGTGcgtgtgtttatttatttttgtttgaattacactttttctttaactttgaTTAACATCAATtttgtgttattgtttttgttatgtaaagaaagaaaaaatgtaaataaaacagacagcaaaaatttaattcacaatagtttatttataaCAGTTATAGAAATACAATTACTCTCCCAATGTTAAAACAGCTGGCAGACTGACATTTTCTGtaatcttttttttactttttggatttttctaATTTGTTCTTGTGTcttcaacaaaatataaatattctgtaaatttattaaaaaactaataaaattttaacgtaATAACAaacaagaataataaaataatttccataataactaaaagaaatacaatttaaaagtgtaataattaaaataataaagtaaacGTACAACCAGCGCTGAACAACtagaaataacaaaaacgaCCTCGTTCAGTTTTCTaaataaagacattttttttataccaCTGCTGCACATACAATAGAATTTATAGTCATTGccactgaaaaaaattttctaaaaaaaaacaaagtgaaaaaatataacgATAAAATATGCAGTTTCTTgtagaaataatattacaaatgtATTATCAAGTTgccttaaattaaaaacatcttAAACAGTATTATTAGCATTAGCAGCAGCACCTAAACCGAAAACTAAatcaaaacattatttaattttattcctaCCATTGGAATTGTCTAAAAATCAGTGGtggttggttgtttgtttgttgtatgtGAGATTGTGTGCATTTTCTAACATCCGTTCTATTTGTTGGCTGGCAATCAATCACCCACACTACTTGCTAATGTTCTAAATAACACTAAAGCTGTACCATACATAAAGCAGAAAAAGTGCATTGAGTTTGTTGCTTTCGTGCTGCTGAATTGTAATCCTTTtccgtttttttaaatttaaactgcaGTTGATATTGTTTATTGTGGCGTTGCTGTCGTCATCAGCAGTAGTTTTATAATTGtaatacattttcaatttcaatgtcAATGGCTGATTTCGATGCAATTTATGAGGATGATCAATTGGAGGAACACTATGAAGAGCAAACTGTCCCTCCTGGGCCAGAACCCATAGTGATACGTGGTGCTGGTAATATGACAGTGTAAGTATCGCACATACCGTTTACGATTTCTATTCCTGGTCCTGGTAAATAATTTAGACTATTTGAACTATATAAGCTGAACCATAGAGAGTttattatctggactatagagtagtctatagtcgatactataaagtagtatatagtcaaaactatagagtagtgtataaacaaaactatagagtagtttatagtcaaaactatagagtagtctatagtcaagactagagagtagtctatagtcaagactatagattaatctatagtcaaggctagtatagtctatagtcaaaactatatagtagtctatagtcaagactataaagtagtatatagttaagactatagagttgcctatagtcaagactgtagagtagtctatagtcaagactataaagtcttctattgtcaagactatagtgtagtctatagtcaagacaatagagtagtctatagtcaagactatagagtaggtagtatatagtcaagtctatagatcagtcaatatactatagtgtagtctataattaggaatatatagtagtatatagtcaagactatgtagaactctatagtcaagactatagagagtctatcttgactatagatcagtctatagtcttgactatagatcagtctatagtcttgactatagatcagtctatagtcttgactatagatcagtctttagtcttgactatagatcagtctatagtcttgactatagatctatagtcttgactatagatcagtctatagtcttgactatatatcagtctatagtcttgactatatatcagtctatagtcttgactatatatgagtctatagtcttgactatagatcagtctatagtcttgactgtagatcagtctatagtcttgactatatatgagtctatagtcttgactatagatcagtctatagtcttgactgtagatcagtctatagtcttgactatatatcagtctatagtcttgactgtagatcagtctatagtcttgactatatatcagtctatagtcttgactatagatcagtctatagtcttgactatatttcagtctatagtcttgactgtagatcagtctatagtcttgactatatatcagtctatagtcttgactatatatcagtctatagtcttgactatatatcagtctatagtcttgactatatatgagtctatagtcttgactatagatgagtctatagtcttgactatatatgagt
This genomic window contains:
- the LOC111686829 gene encoding short coiled-coil protein B; the encoded protein is MSLIDKLQEQEPIPLADDDPQVIINDDDQRSNIPNGHSMDSLRSSFTNRSSTPDSHNSLDPEISPDEKEEKARLITQVLELQNTLDDLSQRVDSVKEENLKLRSENQVLGQYIENLMSASSVFQSTSPNSKKK